In Geotalea uraniireducens, one genomic interval encodes:
- the msrB gene encoding peptide-methionine (R)-S-oxide reductase MsrB — protein sequence MVKKIERSAAEWRARLGPERYHVCRERGTEPPFSGSYWDSHEPGVYRCGCCGAPLFASTAKFDSGTGWPSFTAPVAAGQVETERDTSLFMDRTEVHCAACGAHLGHLFPDGPAPTGLRYCINSAALELVRDGEEEPA from the coding sequence GTGGTGAAGAAGATCGAGCGGTCGGCGGCGGAGTGGCGGGCGCGGTTGGGCCCCGAACGGTATCACGTCTGCCGGGAACGGGGGACCGAGCCCCCCTTCAGCGGCAGCTACTGGGACAGCCACGAACCCGGCGTCTACCGTTGCGGCTGCTGCGGGGCACCGCTGTTTGCCTCGACGGCCAAATTCGATTCCGGCACCGGCTGGCCGAGCTTCACCGCGCCGGTCGCCGCCGGCCAGGTCGAAACCGAACGCGACACCAGCCTGTTCATGGACCGCACCGAGGTCCACTGCGCCGCCTGTGGCGCCCACCTCGGCCACCTCTTTCCCGACGGCCCGGCGCCGACCGGCCTCCGCTACTGCATCAACTCCGCTGCCCTGGAGCTGGTGCGGGACGGGGAGGAGGAGCCGGCATGA
- the lpdA gene encoding dihydrolipoyl dehydrogenase, whose product MSEAMFDLIIIGGGPGGYVAAIRAAQLGMTVAVVEQRPTLGGVCLNEGCIPSKALLDSSELFALARDRFAGHGIEIAPPQLNLARMLARKNDVVKKLTDGIAFLFKKNGIAWVKGTARLAGSRDDGRLVEVTTPDGGQTLHGRRVLLATGSEAMPIPNLPFDGELVVSAREALSFDRLPEHLLVVGAGYIGLELGSVWRRLGSRVTVVEMLPRMLPNSDGQLAEALMRSLKKQGLTFRLATRVTGCERDGAQARVTIESAGATEQLVCDRILVAAGRRPLTAGLGLEELGIRLEGGRLAVDDNYQTSVPGIYAIGDLIKGPMLAHKAMEEGTVFAERLVGQASVVDYEYIPGIVYTWPEGASVGKTEEQLKDAGIPYVAGSFPFMANGRAKCMDETEGFVKILARPETGRVLGIHILGPRASEMIAEAVTVMTYGGSVEDIAMTFHAHPTLAEAVKEAALAVEKRAIHA is encoded by the coding sequence ATGAGCGAAGCGATGTTCGACCTGATCATCATCGGCGGCGGACCGGGGGGGTACGTGGCAGCCATCCGGGCCGCCCAGCTCGGGATGACGGTGGCGGTGGTCGAGCAGCGGCCGACTTTGGGCGGCGTCTGTCTCAACGAGGGGTGCATCCCGAGCAAGGCGCTGCTCGATTCGTCGGAGCTGTTCGCGCTGGCCCGGGACCGTTTTGCCGGCCACGGCATCGAGATCGCTCCGCCGCAGCTCAACCTGGCCCGGATGCTCGCCCGCAAGAACGACGTGGTGAAGAAACTCACCGATGGCATCGCCTTCCTCTTCAAGAAGAACGGCATCGCTTGGGTAAAAGGGACGGCGCGGCTGGCCGGCAGCAGGGATGACGGCCGGCTCGTCGAGGTGACGACGCCGGACGGCGGGCAGACGCTGCACGGCCGGCGGGTCCTCCTGGCCACCGGTAGCGAGGCGATGCCGATCCCGAACCTGCCGTTCGACGGCGAACTGGTGGTCAGCGCCCGGGAGGCGCTCTCTTTCGACCGGTTGCCGGAGCATCTGCTGGTGGTTGGGGCCGGTTACATCGGCCTGGAGCTCGGCTCGGTCTGGCGGCGGCTCGGCAGCCGGGTGACGGTGGTGGAAATGCTGCCGCGGATGCTGCCGAACAGTGACGGCCAGCTGGCCGAGGCGCTGATGCGCTCGCTGAAGAAACAGGGACTCACCTTCCGGCTGGCGACCCGGGTGACCGGCTGCGAGCGGGACGGGGCCCAGGCCCGGGTCACGATCGAATCGGCGGGGGCGACCGAGCAACTCGTCTGCGACAGGATTCTGGTGGCGGCGGGGCGGCGGCCGCTTACCGCCGGCCTCGGCCTGGAAGAGCTCGGCATCCGCCTGGAAGGGGGGCGGCTGGCGGTGGACGACAACTACCAGACGTCGGTCCCGGGCATCTATGCCATCGGCGATCTGATCAAAGGGCCGATGCTGGCCCACAAGGCAATGGAAGAGGGGACGGTCTTTGCCGAACGGCTGGTTGGCCAAGCGTCGGTGGTGGACTACGAGTATATTCCTGGTATCGTTTATACGTGGCCCGAAGGGGCGTCGGTCGGCAAAACCGAAGAGCAGCTCAAGGACGCGGGGATTCCCTACGTTGCCGGCAGCTTCCCCTTCATGGCCAACGGCCGGGCCAAGTGCATGGACGAAACCGAAGGGTTCGTCAAGATCCTCGCCCGGCCGGAAACCGGCCGGGTGCTCGGCATCCATATCCTCGGCCCGCGGGCGTCGGAAATGATCGCTGAGGCGGTAACGGTGATGACCTACGGCGGCAGTGTCGAGGATATCGCCATGACTTTCCATGCCCACCCGACGCTGGCGGAAGCGGTCAAGGAGGCGGCGCTGGCAGTGGAGAAACGGGCCATTCACGCGTAA
- a CDS encoding alpha/beta hydrolase, whose product MTSRHLRFRGGRQAELAGILDLPETAAPSAFAILAHCFTCTKELKSQVAIARVLTEHGLGVLRFDFTGLGESAGSFAETGFAVNVDDLLAAAEFLRRTAAAPQLLIGHSLGGTVCLGAAARLLSVRAVVTIGSPSTPASLATLLGREAIRTIETAGTAEVLVAGRPFTVGRSFLADLAITDFATVIGQLGKALLVLHAPGDTVVNVDHAARIFTAARHPKSFVSLDTADHLLLDDDDARYAGTVIAAWASRYLR is encoded by the coding sequence ATGACCTCCCGCCATCTCCGCTTTCGGGGCGGCCGTCAAGCCGAGCTGGCCGGCATCCTCGATCTCCCCGAAACCGCGGCGCCGTCCGCCTTCGCCATTCTCGCCCACTGTTTCACCTGCACCAAGGAGTTGAAATCCCAGGTCGCCATCGCCCGGGTGCTGACCGAGCACGGCCTCGGCGTCCTCCGCTTCGATTTCACCGGCCTCGGCGAGAGCGCCGGCTCCTTTGCCGAGACCGGTTTTGCCGTTAATGTCGACGATCTGCTGGCGGCGGCCGAGTTCCTTCGCCGGACCGCCGCGGCGCCGCAGCTGTTGATCGGCCATTCGCTCGGCGGGACCGTCTGCCTCGGCGCGGCGGCACGGCTCCTGTCGGTCCGGGCGGTGGTGACGATCGGCTCGCCGTCGACGCCGGCTTCGCTGGCGACGCTGCTCGGCAGGGAAGCAATCCGGACGATCGAGACGGCGGGGACGGCAGAGGTGCTGGTGGCGGGACGCCCCTTCACGGTCGGGCGGAGTTTCCTCGCCGACCTGGCGATCACCGATTTCGCCACGGTGATCGGCCAACTCGGCAAGGCGCTCCTGGTGCTCCATGCGCCGGGGGACACGGTGGTGAACGTCGACCACGCGGCCCGGATCTTCACCGCCGCCCGCCATCCGAAGAGCTTCGTCTCCCTCGATACGGCCGACCATCTCCTCCTTGACGACGATGATGCCCGTTATGCCGGGACGGTCATCGCCGCCTGGGCGTCGCGCTATCTGCGCTGA
- the odhB gene encoding 2-oxoglutarate dehydrogenase complex dihydrolipoyllysine-residue succinyltransferase — MDITVPAVGESVFEALVAKWHKKSGEAVRKDEPLCEIETDKITMELNADAAGILTIVVAEGTTVKIGTVIGTIAEGAVAEAPPAAPATAPSPPSELPPLSPAVRKLAQERGIQPETVTGTGRGGRVTVDDLLGQRPVPPAEPAAPPPSAVTAPAAQPVLPPGEPAVSAPATAERVTRTPLTPIRKRIAARLLAARQQTAMLTTFNEADLSRVVALRQKYREHFREKHGVSLGFMSFFVKACVEALKEYPAVNARIDGDDLVVPHYYDIGIAIGAEKGLVVPVLRDADRLHFWEIEKGIADFAEKIKGNRLELSDLEGGTFTISNGGVYGSLLSTPILNPPQSGVLGMHAIQDRPVARDGQIVIRPMMYLALSYDHRVIDGREAVQFLKKVKEYVEEPEELFLEG; from the coding sequence ATGGACATCACCGTACCGGCAGTCGGGGAATCGGTCTTCGAGGCACTGGTCGCCAAGTGGCACAAAAAGAGCGGCGAGGCGGTCCGCAAGGACGAGCCGCTCTGCGAGATCGAGACCGACAAGATCACCATGGAACTCAATGCGGATGCCGCCGGCATTCTGACCATCGTTGTCGCCGAGGGGACCACTGTCAAGATCGGCACGGTGATCGGCACCATCGCCGAAGGGGCGGTGGCCGAAGCACCGCCGGCCGCGCCGGCCACCGCCCCTTCGCCGCCGAGCGAGCTGCCGCCGCTCTCCCCGGCGGTGCGCAAGCTGGCCCAGGAACGGGGCATCCAGCCCGAGACGGTGACCGGTACCGGCCGGGGGGGGCGGGTCACCGTCGACGACCTGCTCGGACAGCGGCCGGTACCGCCGGCCGAACCGGCCGCCCCGCCGCCGTCGGCCGTGACGGCCCCGGCGGCGCAACCGGTACTGCCGCCGGGCGAACCGGCAGTGTCCGCGCCGGCCACAGCGGAGCGGGTCACCCGTACCCCGCTGACGCCAATCCGCAAGCGGATCGCCGCCCGTCTGCTGGCGGCCCGCCAGCAGACCGCCATGCTCACCACCTTCAACGAGGCGGACCTGAGCCGGGTCGTCGCCCTGCGGCAGAAATACCGCGAGCACTTCCGGGAGAAGCACGGCGTCTCTCTTGGCTTCATGTCGTTCTTTGTCAAGGCGTGCGTCGAGGCGCTCAAGGAGTATCCGGCGGTCAATGCCCGGATCGACGGCGACGACCTCGTCGTGCCCCACTATTACGACATCGGTATCGCCATCGGTGCCGAAAAGGGGCTGGTGGTGCCGGTATTGCGGGATGCCGACCGGCTCCACTTCTGGGAGATCGAGAAGGGGATCGCCGATTTTGCCGAGAAGATCAAGGGCAACCGGCTGGAACTCTCCGACCTGGAGGGGGGAACCTTCACCATCTCCAACGGCGGGGTGTACGGCTCGCTTCTCTCCACACCGATCCTCAATCCCCCCCAGAGCGGCGTCCTCGGCATGCACGCCATCCAGGACCGGCCGGTGGCCCGGGACGGGCAGATCGTCATCCGGCCGATGATGTATCTGGCCCTCTCCTACGACCATCGGGTGATCGACGGCCGCGAGGCGGTGCAGTTCCTGAAAAAGGTCAAGGAGTACGTCGAAGAGCCGGAAGAGCTGTTTCTGGAAGGGTAG
- a CDS encoding aconitate hydratase, which translates to MGKNLATKILEAHLAQGELVPGTEIAIKVDHTLLQDATGTMAMLEFIAMGVPRVKVELAAQYIDHNLLQTDNRNADDHIFLMTAAQKFGINVSKPGNGVSHQVHLERFGVPGRVMLGADSHTPTAAGLAMLAIGAGGLDVALAMAGHPFHLPCPKIMGVKLTGALPPWVSGKDVILEMLRRHSVKGGVGKIIEYYGPGVETLSVTDRATIGNMGAELGATTSVFPADRRTREFLESQGRGDRWQPLAADADASYDEYDEIDLSSLEPLIACPSSPDNVVRVKDIEGVKVDQVIVGSSVNSSFRDLMTVCRILDGRRVAPQLSFNINPGSRQVLENVATQGGVMMLLLAGAQIHQPGCLGCIGMGQAPGTNQVSLRTFPRNFPGRSGTKNDKVYLCSPETAAAAGIFGVITDPRRLGELMPWPNVQNPEHYVLDDSSIIPPLADTRDVEIITGPNIVPFPEFEELPEELQAGVIIKVGDNISTDTIMPAGNRVLPFRSNIPAISQFVFEQLDADFPARAKARGDGVVVAGENYGQGSSREHAALAPRYLGIRAKLAKSFARIHKANLINFGILPLVFKDPADYDLLNQGETVTFSRLRSLVAAGATEIPVRVDGREIVTLLQVSARERQDLLAGGTLNYVKKGS; encoded by the coding sequence ATGGGCAAGAATCTCGCGACGAAGATCCTCGAAGCGCACCTCGCGCAGGGAGAGCTGGTTCCCGGCACCGAGATCGCCATCAAGGTCGACCATACCCTGCTCCAGGATGCCACCGGCACCATGGCGATGCTGGAGTTCATCGCCATGGGGGTGCCGCGGGTGAAGGTGGAACTGGCCGCCCAGTATATCGACCATAACCTGCTGCAAACCGACAACCGCAATGCCGACGACCACATCTTCCTGATGACCGCCGCCCAGAAGTTCGGCATCAACGTCTCGAAACCGGGCAACGGCGTCTCCCATCAGGTGCACCTGGAGCGGTTCGGCGTGCCGGGGCGGGTGATGCTCGGCGCCGATTCCCATACCCCGACCGCCGCCGGCCTGGCGATGCTCGCCATCGGCGCCGGGGGACTGGACGTGGCACTGGCGATGGCCGGCCACCCCTTTCACCTTCCCTGCCCGAAGATCATGGGAGTCAAGCTGACCGGCGCCTTGCCGCCGTGGGTCTCCGGCAAGGACGTGATCCTGGAGATGCTCCGCCGCCATTCGGTAAAAGGGGGGGTCGGCAAGATCATCGAATATTACGGCCCCGGCGTCGAGACCCTGTCGGTCACCGACCGGGCCACCATCGGCAATATGGGGGCAGAACTGGGGGCTACCACCTCCGTGTTCCCGGCCGATCGGCGGACCCGGGAATTCCTCGAATCCCAGGGGCGGGGCGACCGCTGGCAGCCACTCGCCGCCGATGCCGATGCGAGTTACGACGAGTATGATGAGATCGACCTCTCGTCGCTGGAGCCGCTGATCGCCTGCCCGTCGTCTCCCGACAACGTAGTGCGGGTCAAGGATATCGAGGGGGTGAAGGTCGACCAGGTGATCGTCGGCAGCTCGGTCAATTCGTCGTTCCGCGACCTGATGACTGTCTGTCGCATCCTCGACGGCCGCCGGGTGGCACCCCAGCTCTCCTTCAATATCAATCCGGGGAGCCGCCAGGTGCTGGAAAACGTTGCCACGCAAGGGGGAGTGATGATGCTCCTGTTAGCCGGCGCCCAGATCCACCAACCCGGCTGTCTCGGCTGCATTGGCATGGGCCAGGCGCCGGGGACCAACCAGGTGAGTCTCCGCACCTTCCCGCGGAATTTCCCCGGCCGGAGCGGCACCAAGAACGACAAGGTCTATCTCTGTTCCCCGGAGACGGCAGCGGCGGCCGGCATTTTCGGGGTAATCACCGACCCGCGCCGGCTCGGCGAGCTGATGCCGTGGCCCAACGTTCAGAATCCGGAACACTATGTGCTGGACGATTCGAGCATTATCCCGCCGCTGGCCGACACCCGCGATGTGGAAATCATCACCGGGCCGAACATCGTGCCGTTCCCCGAATTCGAAGAGTTGCCGGAAGAGCTGCAGGCCGGCGTCATCATCAAGGTGGGGGACAATATCTCCACCGACACCATCATGCCGGCGGGGAACCGGGTACTCCCCTTCCGGAGCAACATTCCGGCGATCAGCCAGTTCGTCTTCGAACAGCTCGATGCCGATTTCCCTGCCCGGGCCAAGGCGCGGGGGGACGGGGTGGTGGTCGCCGGCGAAAACTACGGACAAGGTTCATCGCGTGAACATGCGGCGCTGGCGCCGCGCTATCTCGGCATCCGCGCCAAGCTGGCCAAGAGTTTCGCCCGCATCCACAAGGCGAACCTGATCAACTTCGGCATTCTGCCGCTGGTCTTCAAGGACCCGGCCGATTACGACCTGCTCAATCAGGGTGAGACGGTGACCTTCTCCCGCCTGCGTAGCCTGGTGGCGGCGGGGGCGACGGAGATCCCGGTCCGGGTGGACGGCCGGGAAATCGTTACCCTGCTGCAGGTTTCGGCGCGCGAACGGCAGGACCTGCTCGCCGGCGGGACGCTGAACTACGTGAAAAAGGGGAGCTGA
- a CDS encoding 2-oxoglutarate dehydrogenase E1 component, producing the protein MDPLSNASPEFIDSLYRQWLAAPESVSAEWRAFFRGYELGREEPAPGVPVELAAKQSSVDSLIYRYRDMGHLVACTDPLSPCPLEHPQLALERYDLDESDLDRPFHARRFLKREATLREILATLRETYCGSLGVEFMHIQDPRERTWLIERMEPVRNRPPVERAEQLWILDRLQEAALFEAFLHRKFIGQKRFSLEGGETLIPVLDATVERAAALGVTDLIIGMAHRGRLNVLANVVGKPLAGIFAEFADNVEHAVVGDGDVKYHKGYSADRKTADGRQIHLTLAFNPSHLEAVDPVVEGKCRARQDAAGAGAEQRVLPVLIHGDAAFAGQGIVAETFNLSQLEGYRTGGTLHLVINNQIGFTTLPADARSSHYATDVAKMVAIPIFHVHGEDPERALHAVRLALDYRQTFGKDVVVEIICYRRYGHNEGDEPYFTQPVMYSRIKDRPPVHELYAAQLVEAGVAREEIERRARQVADRLDAALGAAPPPEGDGYAGKWQRYRREYTSEPVETGVPAETLRSLAARLATVPAGFTPHPKIAALLERRREAIERGEGLDWGNGETLAYATLLAEGASIRLSGEDTRRGTFNHRHAVLYDMATEAHHVPLATVAASDAVFNAWDSMLSEFAVLGFEYGYSVEAPEVLTVWEAQFGDFANGGQVIIDQFIAGGESKWERASGLTLLLPHGFEGQGAEHSSARIERYLQLCADDNMQVVYPSTPAQLFHLLRRQVRQPFRKPLVVFTPKSLLRHPRCVSRLDDFAAGHFREVIPAVADPAAVRTLLLCSGKVYYDLEAHRQEAGRDDTALVRIEQLYPLRVDLLREALAPYRQAAVAWVQEEPCNMGGWNFLRPQLAALLGHEPRYVGRPENDVPAVGSHRQHQEEQERLVAEAFAR; encoded by the coding sequence ATGGATCCCTTGAGCAACGCTTCCCCCGAATTTATCGACTCCCTCTACCGCCAGTGGCTGGCGGCGCCGGAGAGCGTCTCCGCCGAATGGCGCGCTTTTTTCCGCGGCTACGAGCTGGGCCGGGAGGAGCCGGCGCCTGGCGTCCCGGTCGAACTGGCCGCCAAGCAGTCGAGTGTCGACTCGCTGATCTACCGCTACCGGGACATGGGGCACCTTGTGGCCTGCACCGATCCCCTCTCCCCCTGCCCGCTGGAACATCCGCAGCTGGCGCTGGAGCGCTACGACCTGGACGAATCGGACCTGGACCGGCCGTTCCATGCCCGTCGTTTCCTCAAGCGGGAAGCCACCCTGCGGGAGATCCTCGCCACCCTGCGGGAGACCTACTGCGGTTCCCTCGGCGTTGAATTCATGCATATCCAGGACCCCCGCGAGCGGACCTGGCTGATCGAGCGGATGGAACCGGTGCGCAACCGGCCGCCGGTCGAGCGCGCCGAACAGCTCTGGATTCTCGACCGGCTGCAGGAGGCGGCACTCTTCGAGGCTTTTCTCCATCGCAAGTTCATCGGCCAGAAGCGCTTTTCCCTCGAAGGGGGCGAAACCCTGATCCCGGTGCTCGATGCGACGGTGGAACGTGCCGCCGCTCTCGGGGTTACCGACCTGATCATCGGCATGGCCCACCGCGGCCGGCTCAACGTGCTGGCCAACGTGGTCGGCAAACCACTGGCGGGCATCTTCGCCGAGTTTGCCGACAACGTCGAGCATGCGGTGGTCGGCGACGGCGACGTCAAGTACCACAAGGGATACTCGGCCGACCGGAAGACCGCCGACGGCCGGCAGATCCACCTGACCCTGGCCTTCAACCCCTCCCACCTGGAGGCGGTCGATCCGGTGGTGGAGGGGAAATGCCGGGCTCGCCAGGATGCTGCCGGCGCCGGGGCCGAACAGCGGGTGCTGCCGGTGCTGATCCATGGCGACGCGGCCTTCGCCGGCCAGGGGATCGTCGCCGAAACCTTCAACCTCTCCCAGCTGGAAGGGTACCGGACCGGCGGCACCCTGCACCTGGTGATCAACAACCAGATCGGCTTTACCACCCTGCCGGCCGATGCCCGTTCCTCCCACTATGCCACCGATGTGGCCAAGATGGTGGCGATCCCGATCTTCCACGTCCACGGTGAAGATCCGGAGCGGGCGCTCCACGCCGTCCGCCTCGCCCTCGACTACCGCCAGACCTTCGGCAAGGACGTGGTGGTGGAGATCATCTGCTACCGCCGCTACGGCCACAACGAGGGGGATGAACCCTATTTCACCCAGCCGGTGATGTACAGCCGGATCAAGGACCGGCCCCCGGTCCACGAACTCTATGCCGCCCAACTCGTCGAGGCCGGCGTGGCGCGGGAGGAGATCGAGCGTCGTGCCCGGCAGGTGGCCGACCGCCTGGACGCCGCGCTTGGCGCGGCACCGCCCCCGGAGGGGGATGGCTATGCCGGCAAGTGGCAGCGTTACCGGCGCGAGTATACCTCCGAGCCGGTGGAGACCGGCGTGCCGGCGGAAACCCTTCGCTCCCTCGCTGCCCGCCTGGCGACGGTGCCGGCCGGCTTCACCCCCCACCCGAAGATCGCCGCACTGCTGGAGCGGCGCCGGGAGGCAATCGAACGGGGCGAGGGGCTCGACTGGGGGAACGGCGAAACCCTCGCCTATGCCACCCTGCTGGCAGAGGGGGCGTCGATCCGGCTTTCCGGCGAGGACACCCGCCGCGGCACCTTCAACCATCGCCACGCGGTCCTCTACGATATGGCCACCGAGGCCCACCATGTGCCGCTGGCCACGGTCGCTGCGTCCGATGCCGTGTTCAATGCCTGGGACAGCATGCTTTCCGAGTTCGCGGTACTCGGTTTCGAGTACGGCTATTCGGTGGAGGCGCCGGAGGTGCTGACCGTCTGGGAGGCCCAGTTCGGCGATTTTGCCAACGGCGGTCAGGTGATCATCGACCAGTTCATCGCCGGCGGCGAATCGAAATGGGAGCGGGCGAGCGGGCTGACGCTGCTGCTCCCCCACGGTTTCGAGGGACAGGGGGCCGAACACTCCAGCGCCCGGATCGAACGGTACCTGCAGCTCTGCGCCGACGACAACATGCAGGTGGTCTATCCTTCCACCCCCGCCCAGCTCTTTCATCTGCTGCGGCGCCAGGTCAGGCAGCCGTTCCGCAAGCCGCTGGTGGTCTTTACCCCCAAGAGCCTGTTGCGCCATCCGCGCTGCGTCTCTCGGCTCGACGATTTCGCCGCCGGCCACTTCCGGGAGGTAATCCCCGCGGTCGCCGATCCGGCGGCGGTGCGGACGCTGCTTTTGTGCAGCGGCAAAGTCTATTACGATCTGGAGGCCCATCGGCAGGAGGCTGGCCGTGACGATACGGCGCTGGTCAGGATCGAGCAGCTCTACCCGCTGCGGGTCGATCTATTGCGGGAGGCGTTGGCCCCTTACCGGCAGGCGGCGGTCGCCTGGGTGCAGGAGGAGCCGTGCAACATGGGCGGGTGGAACTTCCTCCGGCCGCAGCTCGCCGCGCTGCTCGGCCATGAGCCGCGCTACGTCGGGCGGCCGGAGAACGACGTGCCGGCGGTGGGGTCGCACCGGCAGCACCAGGAAGAACAGGAGCGGCTCGTCGCCGAGGCGTTCGCCCGCTGA
- a CDS encoding tetratricopeptide repeat protein: MARARRLSIAVITLTLLAGGASRLSARVFEGRMAYRSGDYATARAEFSADTEQGPVARFFLALMQLRGEGVPRDERQGLALLHDSAAAGYAAAQYLLGLSYLYGHGVNRDRARAAKLLASAAAGGDYRAVAYLALLKQGSRGERRDRAAMLAAVKRAAARHNAVAEQTLAFMYLIGDGVPKDFSREVSWYRAAARDGDGAAAFILALMHYYGEGMPRDSAEAARLMKIAATAGHVRAQFFLGTFYYHGQGVKQDRRQAAAWIGKAAARGYAEAQYAYGLLLLSGDGVPVDKVKAMEWLGRAARQGEEGARDALQELVALRGGGGGSGALPLNAPLTPPAVRNGNGSGETGPRLEGKGVVLDSGEFSLKFSLPDLTDAYAAPSTTPGTDNFWNRFQGGKFEIIYRPGK, encoded by the coding sequence ATGGCCCGGGCACGCCGACTGTCGATCGCGGTAATCACACTGACGCTTTTGGCGGGCGGTGCCTCCCGGCTTTCCGCACGGGTCTTCGAAGGGCGGATGGCCTACCGTTCCGGCGACTATGCCACCGCCCGGGCCGAGTTTTCCGCCGATACCGAGCAGGGGCCGGTGGCCCGGTTCTTTCTCGCCCTGATGCAGCTGCGGGGCGAAGGGGTGCCGCGGGACGAGCGGCAAGGCCTGGCGCTTTTGCACGATTCGGCCGCCGCGGGGTATGCCGCGGCGCAGTATCTCCTCGGCCTCTCCTATCTTTACGGTCACGGCGTGAACCGCGATCGGGCCCGGGCGGCGAAGCTTTTGGCGTCGGCGGCGGCTGGTGGCGATTATCGCGCCGTCGCCTATCTCGCCCTGCTGAAACAGGGGAGCCGGGGCGAGCGACGGGACCGGGCGGCGATGCTGGCGGCGGTGAAGCGGGCGGCCGCCCGGCATAACGCCGTGGCCGAGCAGACCCTGGCGTTCATGTACCTGATCGGCGACGGGGTCCCCAAGGATTTCAGCCGCGAGGTGAGCTGGTACCGGGCGGCGGCGCGGGACGGCGACGGTGCGGCTGCTTTCATCCTGGCGCTGATGCACTATTACGGCGAGGGAATGCCCCGCGATTCCGCCGAGGCCGCCCGGCTGATGAAAATCGCCGCGACGGCGGGGCATGTCCGGGCGCAATTTTTCCTCGGCACCTTCTACTATCACGGCCAGGGGGTGAAGCAGGACCGGCGCCAGGCGGCAGCCTGGATCGGCAAGGCGGCCGCCCGCGGCTACGCGGAGGCGCAGTACGCCTACGGTCTGCTGCTGCTTTCCGGCGACGGCGTGCCGGTCGACAAGGTCAAGGCGATGGAGTGGCTGGGCCGGGCGGCCCGCCAGGGGGAAGAGGGGGCCCGGGACGCGCTGCAGGAACTGGTCGCCCTGCGCGGCGGCGGGGGAGGGAGCGGCGCGCTCCCGCTCAACGCCCCCTTAACCCCGCCTGCCGTCCGCAACGGCAACGGCAGCGGAGAGACCGGCCCCCGTCTCGAAGGGAAAGGGGTGGTGCTGGACAGCGGTGAGTTCAGCCTGAAGTTTTCCCTCCCCGATCTGACCGACGCCTATGCGGCGCCGTCGACGACGCCGGGCACCGACAACTTCTGGAACCGATTCCAGGGGGGAAAATTCGAAATCATCTACCGGCCGGGCAAATAG